The Solanum pennellii chromosome 11, SPENNV200 genome contains a region encoding:
- the LOC107003668 gene encoding uncharacterized protein LOC107003668 — protein sequence MATIDNELPEKLGHNHPLFLSTIDNSGAMLITIQLTGVENFSVWSRAMRIAILSRNKLGFIDGTCLKEGFGPYLTILWERCNAIVLSWIMNCVSKELLGGIVYSTNAATVWSDLKERYDKVYGSRVFLLHKEIASISQGTSSVYFARLRDLWKLLQFLMGLNETYEQAKGQILMMIPLPSLNKSYSMLLERESQRFISQSHKSGGQTDMNALVSIRSGSNPVNRQKSLIHLMVIEAILDAISNVPESEKSESHSDQTIPIQAATPRRSLRISSTPLWMKDYVAYVKKSLSVQAIIFN from the exons ATGGCAACAATCGATAATGAATTGCCAGAGAAGTTAGGTCATAATCATCCTCTGTTTCTTAGCACCATTGATAATTCTGGTGCAATGTTGATTACAATACAGCTTACAGGGGTAGAGAATTTTTCAGTTTGGAGTCGTGCAATGAGAATTGCAATTTTAAGTAGAAATAAGCTTGGATTCATAGATGGAACTTGCTTAAAGGAAGGTTTTGGCCCTTATCTAACAATATTGTGGGAACGTTGTAATGCAATAGTTCTATCTTGGATTATGAACTGTGTATCCAAAGAACTTCTTGGTGGAATTGTATATTCAACGAATGCAGCTACAGTTTGGAGCGATCTCAAGGAAAGATATGACAAAGTTTATGGTTCAAGAGTCTTCTTGCTTCATAAAGAAATTGCATCGATCTCTCAAGGTACAAGTTCAGTCTATTTTGCTCGATTGAGAGATCTTTGG AAGTTACTACAATTTCTTATGGGACTTAATGAGACATATGAACAAGCAAAAGGTCAGATTCTTATGATGATTCCTTTGCCATCGTTAAACAAATCTTACTCTATGTTACTAGAACGTGAGAGTCAAAGATTCATATCTCAATCGCATAAATCTGGAGGTCAAACAGATATGAATGCATTAGTTTCAATTAGATCTGGTTCAAATCCTGTAAATAGGCAGAAAAGCCTTATTCATCTTATGGTGATTG AAGCAATTCTAGATGCTATATCAAATgtaccagaatctgaaaaatCTGAATCACATTCTGATCAGACAATTCCTATTCAGGCTGCAACACCTAGGAGATCATTAAGAATCAGTAGTACTCCACTATGGATGAAAGACTATGTGGCATATGTTAAAAAATCCCTGAGTGTGCAAGCCATTATATTCAATTGA